CGTTACCGTAAACTTATGCGTGCGAAAGAGCCGCGTGTACGCGGCAGCGAAAGAAAACAACCATGAGCCAGCCCGAAGAAAAGAAATATTTCCCTCTAAAAAAGCGGATTTCTCACGTCATCGAATTTGCGTTCGTGATGCTGCTCTTCGGCATCATTAACTTGTTTCCTTTTTCGATGCTGCATTCGGTCGCGCGTTTTTTTCGCATAATACTTTCACCGCTGTTGAATTCGGCGCGGCGGCGCATTCGCGGACAGGTTTCTGAAATTCTGGGGATCACCGATGAAAAAGAATTGAAACGCTTTGTGAACAACAACCTCGACCATACGATTCGCAGTTTTTTTGAACTGATGCAGTCTTGGAAAATGAAAAACAGGCGCTTCATCAGAAAATACGTGACATTTGATGAAGAGGCGCTCGCGATCGCCGAAGACCGCTCGCAGGGTGTCGTCTTTGCCGAAGGCCATTTCGGCAACTGGGAGATTCCGATTCCGGCCTATGCGTCGGTGGGGCTGAAGATCTACTTCGCTGCGCAAAAACTTTCGAACCCCTATGTCGATTTTATGGTGCGCAAGATTCGTGAGGGTTATGGCGGCGGCGGTGCGATCTACCTGAAAGAATCAGAAAAATACGTGCCGCTGCTGCGGCGAAAAGAACCGATTGGCCTTGTCGCCGATCAGGATGCCGGCGGCGAAGGTGTGTTCGTAGATTTTCTGGGCAAGCAGGCATCGACGCACATGGGGCCTGCGGTCATGGCGTACCTCGGCAAAGCACGGTTGGTGGTCGCATTTTGCATTTTTCAGGGTAAGGGCCGTTATCGGTTTTATGCGCGCACCCTCTATCGCTTTGCAGGCAAATCAGATTTTGCATCGTCGCGTGAAGCGGCCCAGCAACTGACGCAGCTCTGGGTTTCAGAAATGGCCAAAGAAATTCGTAAATACCCTGAACAATATTTCTGGGTACACCGCCGCTGGAAAACGCGCCCACCTTCTGAGGGCGCGCAGGGGTAAAATGCTGAAGTACCTTTTTGCCCGCATCTGGAAAAACCCGATCGCACGCTACGGCAGCATCGCAGGCATTTTGCTCATCAGCTTTGCCGTCATATTTTCTGCGCGGTTTGGTTTGTTAAAAACCCTTTCGCGCATGTTTTCATCGCCCGACTGGTCAGATACACTGCGGCATGGCTCAAAACCATTCGCTTTTGCCGAAAACGAAGACAAGGCGCGTGCTCTCATCGAACAAGGCTGGAAAGCTCTGCACGAACTCGCGGCGACGAGCATCGACAAGAATCAGTCGGCTGCCGAGACACTCACGGCTGCAGTCACACGCAAACCCTACTCGTCATTTCTGCGCCGAGAAAGTGAAACCGTCATTTTTACCTATCTAAACGGACTCAAAAGTGGCTGCGGTGACTACCGCACCTCGGTTGAGATTACCGATCGCACAACGGCGCTTGGCGAGCTCGCAGCTTCGCGCACCGTCGCGGCTCGCATCGCACAGCACCAGACAGAGGGGCTCAAAAAGACGCTGGAGATCTTTGTAAAATACGTCGAGCCGGCGATGCAGAAAAAACCCGATTTCGTGCCCGCGATTGAGCTCGCCGAAGAAATCTACCGGGCAACCTGCGCGCTCAGAGAAACCGCGCCATTATGGGCGCGGGCCCTCGACTACCGCGAATACGCGCTGCAGAAGCAGATGTACGACAGCGATAACGGCAGGCTGTACGACAAAGACCCTGAACTGTTCGAGACCAAGTTTCGCGAGAAGCGGCAGCAAGACAATATTTATCG
The sequence above is a segment of the Turneriella parva DSM 21527 genome. Coding sequences within it:
- a CDS encoding lysophospholipid acyltransferase family protein; the protein is MSQPEEKKYFPLKKRISHVIEFAFVMLLFGIINLFPFSMLHSVARFFRIILSPLLNSARRRIRGQVSEILGITDEKELKRFVNNNLDHTIRSFFELMQSWKMKNRRFIRKYVTFDEEALAIAEDRSQGVVFAEGHFGNWEIPIPAYASVGLKIYFAAQKLSNPYVDFMVRKIREGYGGGGAIYLKESEKYVPLLRRKEPIGLVADQDAGGEGVFVDFLGKQASTHMGPAVMAYLGKARLVVAFCIFQGKGRYRFYARTLYRFAGKSDFASSREAAQQLTQLWVSEMAKEIRKYPEQYFWVHRRWKTRPPSEGAQG